From the Quercus lobata isolate SW786 chromosome 6, ValleyOak3.0 Primary Assembly, whole genome shotgun sequence genome, one window contains:
- the LOC115950345 gene encoding uncharacterized protein LOC115950345: MADSHSQKSISDPMSHLPKLAGGPKPIAIKFRSTNLGASNAQAVQASFLAEEIANSSHRQMKEEEGRRNAAVDAFHVAEKSIQELKKKLQEEEKKRKYATAALENAEKQAESQRLLLCTAEDNLASSKTQIATLKNKLEEVEKARGVAKTEDALRAEVPAFCKTCCAQTWEKALNQTGVEASSMFRRAESVYYPPAIRLVSSSDSKADPVPSEAAEALRSPPRAHPAANTSSEGGEQAEDTTRARDANKSTVQGADLAPTVPGDSLKEKETSQSMELVLATLAIPSKVDPKDKAQRPKL; the protein is encoded by the exons ATGGCTGACTCCCACAGCCAAAAATCCATATCAGACCCGATGTCTCACCTCCCCAAGCTCGCCGGAGGACCCAAACCCATTGCCATCAAGTTCCGATCTACCAATCTGGGCGCATCTAATGCTCAG GCTGTTCAAGCATCTTTCCTGGCTGAGGAGATAGCCAACTCCAGCCATCGACAGATGAAGGAGGAAGAAGGGAGGCGCAACGCTGCTGTGGACGCCTTTCACGTAGCTGAGAAGAGTATCCAAGAGCTTAAGAAGAAGCTGCaggaggaggagaaaaaaaggaagtatGCAACGGCAGCCCTGGAGAATGCTGAAAAACAAGCTGAAAGCCAAAGGTTGCTGCTATGTACTGCTGAGGACAACTTGGCCTCCTCCAAAACTCAGATTGctacactaaaaaataaattggaagAGGTCGAGAAGGCCAGAG GCGTGGCCAAGACTGAGGACGCCCTTAGGGCTGAGGTCCCTGCCTTTTGCAAAACTTGCTGCGCCCAGACGTGGGAAAAAGCCCTCAACCAGActggggttgaggcttcttcTATGTTCAGGAGGGCAGAAAGTGTCTACTACCCGCCAGCCATACGCCTTGTAAGCTCTTCGGATTCTAAGGCCGACCCAGTGCCCTCGGAAGCAGCTGAAGCCCTAAGAAGTCCACCTAGAGCCCATCCTGCGGCTAACACTTCTTCTGAGGGTGGGGAACAGGCCGAGGACACTACAAGAGCTAGGGATGCCAACAAAAGCACAGTCCAAGGTGCTGACTTAGCTCCAACTGTTCCAGGGGATTCcctcaaagaaaaagaaacttcCCAGAGCATGGAACTGGTGTTGGCAACCCTTGCCATACCCTCAAAAGTGGACCCAAAGGATAAGGCTCAA AGGCCTAAACTTTAA
- the LOC115994479 gene encoding oxygen-evolving enhancer protein 1, chloroplastic: MAASLQAAATLMQPTKVGLVSSRSSLQLRSSQTVSKSFGVEPAAARLTCSLQADIKDFAQKCVDASKIAGFALATSALVVSGAGAEGVPKRLTYDEIQSKTYMEVKGTGTANQCPTIDGGVDSFAVKPGKYNAKKICLEPTSFTVKADVVNKNAPPEFQNTKLMTRLTYTLDEIEGPFEVSPDGTVKFEEKDGIDYAAVTVQLPGGERVPFLFTIKELVASGKPNGFSGQFLVPSYRGSSFLDPKGRGGSTGYDNAVALPAGGRGDEEELAKENVKNTASSTGKITLSVTKSKPETGELIGVFESVQPSDTDLGAKVPKEVKIQGIWYAQLE; the protein is encoded by the exons ATGGCAGCCTCACTACAAGCAGCTGCAACACTCATGCAACCCACCAAGGTGGGCCTGGTGTCTTCCAGAAGCAGCCTACAGCTGAGGTCTTCTCAGACTGTGTCCAAGTCATTTGGCGTGGAACCAGCTGCAGCTAGACTCACTTGTTCTCTTCAAGCTGATATTAAGGACTTCGCCCAGAAGTGTGTAGATGCTTCCAAGATTGCTGGTTTCGCTCTTGCTACCTCGGCCCTCGTTGTCTCG gGAGCAGGTGCTGAAGGAGTTCCAAAGAGGCTAACCTATGATGAAATTCAGAGCAAGACATACATGGAAGTAAAGGGAACCGGAACAGCCAACCAGTGCCCAACCATTGATGGCGGGGTTGACTCATTCGCCGTCAAGCCCGGCAAGTACAATGCCAAGAAGATCTGCCTAGAGCCAACTTCATTCACTGTCAAAGCTGATGTTGTGAACAAGAATGCCCCACCTGAGTTCCAAAACACCAAGCTCATGACCCGCTTAACCTACACCCTCGATGAAATTGAGGGACCCTTTGAAGTTTCTCCTGATGGCACTGTCAAGTTCGAGGAGAAAGATGGTATCGACTACGCCGCAGTGACAGTTCAGCTGCCTGGTGGTGAGCGTGTGCCATTCCTTTTCACCATTAAGGAATTGGTAGCATCAGGCAAACCAAATGGTTTTAGTGGTCAATTTCTAGTACCATCTTACCGTGGTTCATCTTTCTTGGACCCAAAGGGAAGAGGTGGCTCAACCGGTTATGACAATGCAGTTGCATTGCCTGCTGGAGGAAGAGGAGATGAGGAGGAACTTGCCAAGGAGAATGTAAAAAACACAGCATCATCAACAGGGAAAATCACCTTGAGTGTCACCAAGAGCAAGCCTGAGACTGGTGAGTTGATTGGAGTGTTTGAGAGCGTTCAGCCTTCTGACACTGATTTGGGAGCAAAGGTTCCAAAGGAAGTGAAGATCCAGGGGATCTGGTATGCTCAGCTTGAATAA
- the LOC115993818 gene encoding CASP-like protein ARALYDRAFT_485429, whose product MDELPGAFGTSASLALRFGQTIFSLASIFFMCLDVAFFTYTSFCFLVTVMGLVIPWSITLIVVDAYSVFIKCLPRQPKILLVIIVGDLVLSFLLLAAASSTASVTTVLLAAKGYCTAKPCSRYQLSAAMAFFSWFLSLASSLFNLWLLPSL is encoded by the exons ATGGACGAGCTGCCAGGGGCATTTGGCACTAGTGCCAGCTTGGCTTTGCGGTTTGGTCAGACTATCTTCTCTTTGGCCTCTATTTTCTTCATGTGCTTGGATGTTGCGTTCTTCACCTACACTTCTTTCTG CTTTTTGGTGACAGTCATGGGTTTGGTAATTCCATGGAGCATTACACTGATAGTGGTGGATGCATACTCTGTCTTCATAAAATGTTTACCTCGTCAACCCAAAATATTATTGGTCATCATTGTAGGAGATTTG GTTTTATCATTTCTCCTGCTAGCTGCAGCATCCTCAACAGCTAGTGTCACAACTGTCCTGCTTGCTGCCAAAGGTTACTGCACTGCAAAGCCATGTAGTAGATATCAGTTGTCTGCCGCAAtggctttcttttcttggttCCTTTCATTGGCTTCATCTCTCTTCAATCTTTggcttcttccttctttgtAA
- the LOC115995379 gene encoding pentatricopeptide repeat-containing protein At2g29760, chloroplastic-like produces the protein MSFTLKYWTVGSRLKNSLFCFHTLSTTFTHKFNSPTHQNLHQLLEKCSSMRELKLLHAQIILHGLSNENLTLGKLVSFCALADTGDIEYARLVFDKMPEPNKFMYNSLIRGYSNGDDPIKAILLFRKMIGSGLSPNEFTFPFLLKACTRRLAYWEAVIVHGQAIKLGIGYQVCVQNALINVYSVCGSSQCARQLFDEISDRTLVSWNLMIGGYSKTGCCKEAFLLFREMRELGVELDEFTLVSLLSVCSQVGDLDMGRCVHLYIEITGIKVDLIVRNALVDMYAKCGHLHSAKMVFDQMPDKNVVSWTSMVNAYAKHGLTESAQQIFDSMPVKNVVSWNSMISAYVREGSCTEALDLFRKMCDLSVVPDEATLVSVLSACSQIGDLVMGMEIQDYMCSNNLIPSVSLFNSLIDMYAKCGALRIAMDIFYKMPEQNLVSWNVMIGALALHGCGSEAIDLFENMQAYGVWPDVITFTGLLSACSHSGLVDLGRFYFDKMSSVYGLSHEIEHYACMVDLLGRGGLLKEAIWLIGGMPMKPDVVVWGALLGACRTYGNIEVGKQILKQLLEMEPNGSGLYVLLSNIYSEAERWEDVKKIRKLMNYHGIKKCRAISFIEIDGCVNEFLVDDKRHEISSIHSIHDQLTDHLKSSGYSRNLSSAYLDVEEI, from the coding sequence ATGTCCTTTACTCTCAAATATTGGACCGTTGGTTCCCGCCTTAAGAATTCCCTCTTCTGTTTCCACACACTATCCACTACTTTCACCCACAAATTCAATTCCCCCACTCACCAAAACCTCCACCAACTCCTGGAGAAATGCTCTTCCATGAGAGAACTCAAGCTACTCCATGCCCAAATCATCCTCCATGGCTTAAGCAACGAAAACCTCACGCTCGGAAAACTAGTTTCTTTCTGTGCCCTTGCAGACACAGGTGATATTGAATATGCCCGCcttgtgtttgacaaaatgccCGAACCAAATAAATTTATGTACAACAGTTTGATAAGGGGTTACTCAAATGGTGATGACCCAATAAAGGCAATTTTGCTATTCCGCAAGATGATTGGTTCGGGCCTCTCACCAAACGAgtttacttttccttttcttctaaAGGCTTGCACTCGCAGATTGGCGTATTGGGAAGCTGTGATTGTTCATGGTCAGGCCATTAAACTAGGGATTGGGTATCAGGTTTGTGTGCAAAATGCCCTTATAAATGTATATAGTGTTTGTGGGTCAAGTCAATGCGCGCGGCAATTGTTTGATGAAATTTCAGATAGGACTTTGGTCTCGTGGAATTTGATGATTGGTGGGTATTCTAAAACGGGTTGTTGCAAGGAAGCATTTTTGTTGTTTCGGGAGATGAGAGAATTAGGAGTCGAACTTGATGAGTTCACCTTAGTTAGTTTGCTTTCAGTTTGTTCACAAGTTGGTGATTTGGATATGGGAAGGTGTGTGCATCTTTATATTGAGATTACAGGAATTAAGGTTGATTTAATCGTGAGAAATGCTCTTGTAGATATGTATGCTAAATGTGGGCATTTGCATTCTGCCAAAATGGTCTTTGATCAAATGCCTGATAAAAATGTGGTCTCATGGACTTCCATGGTTAATGCCTATGCTAAACATGGGCTAACTGAATCCGCTCAGCAAATTTTTGATAGCATGCCGGTGAAAAACGTGGTTTCTTGGAATTCAATGATTTCAGCTTATGTCCGTGAAGGTAGTTGCACAGAAGCTTTAGACTTGTTCCGCAAGATGTGTGATTTGAGTGTGGTGCCTGATGAGGCTACCTTAGTTAGTGTTCTTTCTGCCTGCAGCCAAATTGGTGATCTAGTCATGGGAATGGAAATCCAGGATTACATGTGCAGTAACAATTTAATACCTAGTGTTTCTCTATTTAACTCCCTCATAGACATGTATGCAAAATGTGGCGCCCTTAGAATTGCCATGGATATCTTTTACAAGATGCCAGAACAGAATCTAGTGTCCTGGAATGTTATGATTGGGGCCCTGGCGCTGCATGGATGTGGCTCAGAAGCTATTGATCTCTTTGAAAACATGCAAGCCTATGGAGTTTGGCCTGATGTGATTACTTTCACAGGACTGCTTTCGGCTTGTAGTCACAGTGGTCTTGTTGACTTAGGGAGATTTTACTTTGACAAAATGAGTTCTGTTTACGGGCTTTCACATGAAATTGAGCACTATGCTTGCATGGTTGATCTGCTTGGGCGAGGAGGGCTCTTAAAAGAAGCAATTTGGCTGATAGGAGGAATGCCAATGAAGCCTGATGTTGTGGTCTGGGGTGCCTTGCTTGGTGCTTGTAGGACCTATGGAAATATAGAGGTCGGGAAGCAAATCCTAAAGCAATTGCTGGAGATGGAGCCAAATGGTTCGGGCCTGTATGTGCTTCTCTCAAACATATACTCTGAAGCTGAAAGATGGGAAGATGTGAAGAAGATTAGGAAACTAATGAATTACCATGGGATCAAAAAGTGTAGAGCAATTAGCTTCATTGAAATTGATGGCTGTGTTAATGAATTTTTGGTTGATGACAAGAGGCATGAAATTTCTAGTATACACTCCATACATGATCAATTAACAGATCATTTGAAGTCTTCAGGATATTCACGCAACCTTTCAAGTGCGTATTTGGATGTAGAGGAAATCTAG